In the Nicotiana tabacum cultivar K326 chromosome 16, ASM71507v2, whole genome shotgun sequence genome, one interval contains:
- the LOC107817613 gene encoding uncharacterized protein LOC107817613 has product MVVASGTNNAFGKEMAIRKRIASIFNKREEDFPSLREYNDYLEEVEDMIFNLIEGIDVPAIEAKIAQYQRENAEQIMIAQARKAEEYAAALAASKGQPTQPDGDAALGLGPQAGSSTGPQGHYAPAVAGGIAQPRPTQPLPVGSIPGLEYEDEETMKLKAEKAARAGGWSLEISRKRALEEAFGSLWV; this is encoded by the exons ATGGTGGTGGCATCAGGAACTAATAATGCCTTCGGCAAAGAAATGGCCATCAGAAAACGCATTGCCAGCAT CTTTaataaaagagaagaggattTCCCGTCATTGCGCGAGTACAATGATTATCTAGAGGAAGTGGAGGATATGA TATTCAATTTAATTGAAGGAATAGATGTTCCTGCTATTGAGGCAAAGATTGCACAGTACCAGAGAGAAAATGCAGAGCAAATCATGATTGCTCAAGCACGTAAG GCTGAAGAATATGCAGCAGCCTTGGCAGCCAGCAAGGGACAGCCTACCCAGCCTGATGGTGATGCA GCTTTGGGCCTAGGTCCTCAGGCAGGGTCCAGTACTGGTCCACAAGGGCACTATGCCCCTGCAGTTGCCGGAGGTATAGCTCAGCCACGGCCCACGCAGCCTCTTCCAGTTGGATCAATTCCAGGGTTAGAGTATGAAGATGAAGAAACGATGAAACTAAAAGCTGAGAAGGCTGCTAGAGCTGGAGGGTGGAGTCTAGAGATAAGCAGGAAAAGGGCACTTGAAGAAGCCTTTGGAAGCCTATGGGTCTGA